Within the Marinihelvus fidelis genome, the region CGCTGCATTTTGGCATCATGATGGTGCTCAACCTGTGCATCGGGCTGTGCACGCCGCCGGTCGGGGGCATTCTGTTTGTCGGCTGCGCGATCGCAAAGACCAGTATCGGCCAGATCGTGCGGCCGATGATTCCCATGTTCCTGGCGATGTTCCTGGCCCTGATGATGGTGGCCTACGTGCCGGCCATCAGCGAGGCGCTACCGCGGTTCTTTGGGCTGATCGACTAGCTTGCCGGGTCTCGGGTGAGTTTTCCGGGTTAATCAGTTCGCATTTCGCCGATGTTGGCAGATGCCGTTGATGAAAGTCGCCTGAACGGCACGGTCGTCGCCCATGATCATCTGGATGAACAGGGCATCATGGATGTCTTCGGCAAATTTCATCCGGTAGTCGATGATGGGCGTCGACTTCATGTCCAGCACCACCAGGTCCGCTTCCATGCCTGTTGCGATACTGCCGACCTTGTCTTCGAGGTACATCGCGCGGGCGGTGCCTCGGGTGGCCAGGTAGAACGCGTGGCCGGCCGTCAGCGCCTGTCCGTGCGTTTGCGCGGCCGTGTAAGCGGCGTTGAGCGTTTCGAAAATGGAGAACGACGTGCCGGCGCCGAGATCCGTGCCCAACCCCACCCGGACGGGGCGGCCGTGGTCCATGGCCCGGTAGAGATCAAAGCAACCGCTACCCAGGAAAAAGTTCGACGTCGGGCAATGTGCAATGGCAGACCCGGTGCAATGCATGGCATGGAGTTCGTCATCGGTCAGGTGGATGCAGTGGCCAAACACGGCGCGGGGGCGACACAGTTTGCTGTGGTCGTAGACGTCAAGGTAGCCCGCGTGCCCCGGGAACAGTTCGCTCACCCACTCGATTTCACGGGTGGTTTCGGACAGGTGGGTCTGCATGTAGACGTCCGGAAACGCGTCCCACAACTGTCCGGCGGCGTCCAGTTGCTCCTGGGTGCTGGTCGGCGCGAAACGGGGTGTGATCGCGTACATCAGCCGCCCCCTGCCGTGCCATTTTCGAATCAGGGCCAACGAGTCGTCGTAGCTGCTTTGCGTGGTGTCCAGCAGATCAGGTGGGGCGTTGCGGTTCATCATGACCTTGCCGGCGGCCAGGCGCATGCCAAGGCGTTCGGCGGCCTCGAACAACGCGTCCACTGATTGAGGAAAGACGGTGCCGTATACGCAGCTGGTGGTGATGCCGTTGCGCAGGTTCTCGCGCAGGAAGACATCCGCGACCGACGCGGCGAAGGCCTTGTCGGCAAACTTGCGCTCGGTGGGGAAGGTGTACCGGTTCAGCCAGTCCAGCAGTTGTTCACCAAATGCCGCGATCATCGGTGTTTGCGGGAAATGCACGTGGCTGTCGATAAAGCCGGCCGAGATCAGCGCATCGGGGCCGTAGCTCGTGATCGCCAGGTCCGCCGGCAACTGTGGTTGTACATGACCCGCCGGGCCAAAATGGGTGATGAGGCCGCCACCAAAGGCGACGATGGCGTCCGACTCGTAAACCAGGGTGTCTTCCAGGCCGGCCTGGAAGGGGTCGCCGGTGAACGTCAACGCGGGTCCGCGAATGGCGCTGGTGGGTGTGGGCAGGCTGTCGGTCATGTCGGTTGATGTGGCTGTTCCCACTCCATTCTAGTGGTTTGGCCCCTTGCCGGCGTCGCGTTCGTGTCGTCAGGTCTGGGTTCCGCCCGCGTTTTCATTGACAATGGACAGGTTCCCGAAAGTCAATCAGCTGTTTTGAAAAAACTCACCTTCTATCTGGGGCTGCTTGCCCTGTCCAGCCTGGCGATTCCGGCATCCTGGGGTCAACCCGCGGATGAAGAATTTGAAGGCGACCGTGTAGGGCACGACATGCGTGACGTGATCCCGCGGCACGAAATTCCCGGCGCGCCGATCTTGACGGTTGCGCAGGCCCTGGAGGCCTTCCAGGTGCAGAAGGGGTTCGTGGTCGAGCCCGTGGTCTCCGAGCCCGATGTCTTCAACCCGGTGGCCATGGCGTTTGATGCCAGCGGGCGCATGTGGGTCGCGGAAATGACAACCTACATGCCGGATGTCCACGGCAGCGGTGAAATGAAACCGGACGGTAATATCGCCCTGCTCGAAGATACCGATGGTGATGGCGCCGTCGACCGGCGCACGGTCCTGCTCGACAACGTGTTGCTGCCCAGAACGGTGGCCGTGGTGGACGGCGGGATTTTCTACGCCGACCATGAATCCCTGTATTTCGCCGAGGTGCTCGAAGCCGATGGCCAGGTGCGGCTGGGCCGCCACGACGTCGTGGACCCGACTTACGCCTCGGGTGGCAATGTCGAGCACAAGCCCAACACCATGCTCTATGGCATTGACGGCTGGTACTACAACGCCAAGAGCGATCGCAGGTACCGGGTGCTGCCATTGGGCGCGGAAGTGCCCGCCGGGGCTGAAGAGATCTATCGCAACACTGACTGGAAAGTCGTCCGTGCCGGAACGGACTACCGTGGTCAGTGGGGCCTGTCGATGGATGACTATGGCCGGCTCTATCACAATGGCAACAGCTCGCCGATTCACGGCGAGTACCTGTTGCCGGGCGCCCTGTTGAAGAACCCGGGCTACTGGCCTGACATGCCTGCGCACCCCATCGGAGACAATTTCGTATTCCCCGCGCGCATCAACCCCGGGGTCAACCGGGGCTACCTGGAGGGCACCCTGGTCGCCGATGGCCCGGACCGCGGCAAGCTGGTCAGTTTCACCGCCGCGAGCGGAAGCCTGGTGTACCGGGGCAGCAACTTTCCGGCGGCGTACTACGGCATGGGCCTGACCCCGGAACCCGCCGCCAACCTGGTCAGCGCCCGCCGCATCATCGAGGCGAATGGCGAGCTCCGCGGGGAAGCCCTGTTTCCCGGCCAGGAGTTGCTGGCGTCAACCGATGAACGTTTCCGCCCGGTGAACCTGTATAACGCGCCGGATGGCACCGTCTACATCCTCGACATGTATCACGGCATCATTCAGCACCGGGATTTCCTGACCCGCTACCTGGCGGACCAGATCAGGGACCGCGAACTCGACCATGGCAACAACACCATGGGCAGGGTCTACAGGCTGAGATGGGCTGAGAACAGGGCCGCCCCGGTTCCGGACCTGGACGCGCTGGACAGCGCATCGCTGGTGCCCTACCTGGCCCACGCCAACGCCTGGCAGCGCGACACCGCGCGGCGGCTACTGGTTGAACGCCAGGCCAGCAGCGTGGCAAACGCCATCCGCGCCTTGATGGCCGGGTCGGATCATTCCGTGGCACTGGTCAATGCGCTGTGGACCCTGCACGGCCTGGGTGCGGTGGATATCGACACGGTGCGGCGCTACATGCGTGATGCCGACCACCATGTCGCCATGGCCGCCGCGGCCGTGGGTGAGGCGCTGCCCGCCAGCGATCATGCGGCTTATCACCAGTCACTGCGCGCCATGGCGAACGCGGGATACCCTCGCGCGCTGCAGGCCGCGGTGTCCGTTGCCGCCATCGACGGCGGCGCGGACGTGTCCAGGCTCGTGCTCGACGCCCATATCGACCGGCCCTATACCCGCGAGGCGGTGGTCAGCGGCCTGGGCGATGATGCAGCGGCGTTTGTCGAGGCCATCGGGGGAGCGTATCCGGACCCCGTGTTCATGGACATGCTGGATCGCCTTGGCGAGAACCGGCAGCAGGCCAGCAACCGTGACCGCCTGTCACCGGCCGGGCAGCGCCGTTACGACCGGGGGCAGGCGCTGTACGCCGGTCAAGGAGCCTGCGCCGGCTGCCACGGCCCACATGGCAACGGCATGCCAGGCCTGGGGCCGACCTTCTGGGACAGTGGCTGGGTCTACGATCGCGACAGGCTGGTCCGCGTGCTGCTGCACGGCCTGGCCGGGCCCATTTGGGTGGGACAGGATTTCTGGAATACCGCGGCGGTCATGCCAGGCTACGCGACCAACGACGCCATCAGCGACGAAGACCTGGCCGCGATGGCCACCTATATCCGCAACAGCTGGGGCAATGCCATGGACAGCGGTGATGCGGTCACCGAAAGTGATATCGAAAAGGTGAGGGCGCAAACGCAGGGGCGTGTGGAACCTTTCCGTGCCACCGATTTCGAGTGAGGCGTATACTGCGAACCTGATTCAAGGAGGTCAACCATGATTCGAGTCAATCGTTTGAAGCCGCTTGCCGTTGTGCTGGCCTTGGCGCTCGCACCGCAAGCCTGGGCCACGGGCCTGGCAACCTGTGACTCCGGGCCCGAAGAGGGCTGGCAGGACAAGGACGTGCTGCAGAAGCAGCTTGAATCCGAGGGCTGGGAAGTCCGTCGCGTCAAGGTCGATGGCGGGTGTTACGAGGTCTATGCCAAAAACGCTGACGGAGAGCGGGTTGAAGCCTACTTCCACCCGGTCACCCTAGAGCCGGTGCCCATTGAGGACGACCACGAAGAGTAAACCGCCCGCGGTGGGCGGGTGGGTGCGGGTCTGGGACCCGCTTCTGCGGCTGTTGCACTGGTCGCTGGTCGCCACCGTCGTGGCCAGCTGGCTGACGCGGCATAGCCCGGGTCGGCTGCACGAGTGGGTCGGCTACGGGGCCATGGCGGTCGTCGCCATACGGTTTGCCTGGGGTTTTGCCGGCCCGTACTACGCCCGATTCAGTCAGTTCGTCCGCCCGCCCGGCCAGGCGCTGGCATACCTGCGGGATGCACGCCAGGGCCGTGCGACCCGGCACCTGGGGCACAACCCGGCCGGGGGCTGGATGACGGTGGTCCTGCTGCTGTTCGTGGCGGCCATTTCAATCACTGGCTGGATGTATACCACCGACCGTTTCTGGGGCATCGCCTGGGTGGGCGAGACGCACCTATGGCTGACCAACGCGCTGATGCTACTGGTGGCGTTGCACCTGGCTGGCGTGGCCTGGAGTTCGTGGGTGCACCGCGAAAACCTGGTTGCCGCAATGCTGCACGGCAAGAAGAAAGTGGCGGGAAGCTGACCCGTTGGTGCTGTCACCCCGGGTCGCGCCCATTGTCACAAAAGGGTCATTCGGCCCGGCATCGGCGCAAAAATTTATCTTTGGTTCATAATAGACACATCGGTGCAAAGTCCGCGGATTGTCGCTTCAGTTCGAAGAAGTTGGCGACCGATAGAGACTGGTTTGGGGCACGGGGTCAAACGCGAATTTCACTGGATTTGTTGTAATTGCGTGCTATGTATATGAAAATCCAGCACCAATTCCGTCATTAAGCAACGGGAAGTCTAACGGGTGCCATGGACTCGATCATCGAATTCCTGAACTGGCTTGAATCGCGGGAAGGCCTTTTTTCGGCACTCACCGCCATCGCGGCCATGTTCGGCATCTGTTACGGCATCATCGCGTTCTTCTTTCCGGGTGTCGGGCGCTGGATGCGGCGGACCTTTGGGCACGAGTCCGGTTTTGTCGCCGGTGAGTCGCCGCAGACAGGTCGGGGCAAGGGTTCGGAATTGCCGAGCAAGTCGCGGAACCGGTCCTCGATCGCCGTTCTGCCGCTCAGGACCCTGTCTTCGCTGGAAGAAGACCGCAATATTGCCGCTGGTATTTCCTCCGAAATCAGCGCCGACCTCTCGCAGCTGGCCGACCTCCGCGTGGCCTCCCACCTGGCGACCATGCAGTTCCAGGGCCAGTCGGTGGACCTGAAGGAAGTCGCCGAGGTTCTCAGCATTCACTACGCGTTGACGGGCAGCTTCCAGCGCGCGGGCGAGCGCATGCGCCTTATGGTCGAGTTGTGTGACGCCACCACCGGCGACCAGCTTTGGGCGTCGACCTACGACCGCCAGATCAAGGACCTGTTCGATGTCCAGGGCGAGGTATCGAAATCCATTGTTGCGGCCATCGGCGGCCAGGTGAAACTCGCCGACACGCGCATCGCCTACGACGCGCCAACCGACAACCTGGATGCCTGGGGCCTGGTCCAGAAGGCCTTCAATTTCTGGTTGACCCATTTCTCGCCGCAGGACTACGAGACGTCCCTGAAGCTCCTGCGCAAAGCCGTGGCGCTGGACCCGCAGTACGCGGCGGCACGGGCGTCGTTATCCATGATCCTGAGCCAGCGTGTGATCAACGCGGTCAGCCAGGACCCCGAGGCCGACACCCGCGAGTCACTGGAGATGATCGAAGAGGCATTCCGGTTGGGGCCGCGTGACCTGACGGTGCTGGAAAATGCCGGCCTGGTCTGGACCCATCATGGCGAGGGCTTGAGGGCGCGCGAGGCCCTGCGCCTGGCGGTCGACATCGCACCCCTGGACCTGATGGCATGGGGCTACCTGTCGATGAACCTGGGCTGGACAGGCAATGAAGCCGAAACCCGCGAAGCGGTGGCCATCGCTGACCGCCTCCTGGCCATGGCGCCAAAGCATCCGTCGCGCCCTTACTGGCACTACTTCCGTGGCTCGGCGCTCAATCGCCTGGGCGACCTGGAAGGCGCCGCCAAGGCCGCGAACCAGGCGCTGGAAGACCAACCGGCATTCAATATTGCTTACATCCTGCTGGCCAACGTGCTAGCGCTTGGGGGCGACCTTGATGGCGCGCGTGCAGCCTACGCCGCTTCGTTGCAGATCAATCCCTTCCTGGGGCCGGAATTTGCCATCCAGCGGATGAAAACGGTGTGCATGAGCGAGGAAGCCGCGGAGCCCATGTACCGCGGACTGGTCCTGGCGGGGCTGACCGGCAAGGACGGCCCCGAACAGGACACCGCGACGACCATCAGGGCCTGACAACGAAAGAACAAGGGGAATACGTATGACTGCCAGCCGGATATCCGCTTTTGAGATCATTGCCAGCGGGCTCGGTTATCCCGAATCGCCCAAGTACCTGCCGGACGGTTCGGTCCTGCTGGTGGAGATCAGGAACCAGTGCCTGACCCGAATTGGCGCGGACGGTAGCCGAACCCGGGTCGCCGACATCAAGGGCGGCCCCAACGGCCTGGCGCTGGGCCCGGATGGCCACGCGTGGATTGCCAACAATGGCGGCTTCAACTGGCTGGACGTGCCCTTGCCCAACGGCCAGACGCTGGCCATCGGCACCACCCAGCCCGATGACTACGAGGGTGGCCGGATCGAGCACGTTAACCTTTCCGATGGCCGGGTCAACATGGCCTACCGCAGCTTCAGTGACGGTATGGACATGAGCGGTTTCGGGCCGCGACAGCCAAAGCCGGTCAGCCACCCCAAACCCCTCGGCCTGCGAGGGCCGGACGACCTGGTGTTCGACAAGACCGGCCATTGCTGGATTTCTGACTGGGGCAAACAGCGCCCGCGTGACGTGGATGTCACCGGCATCTATTACGCCGCCCCGGATGGCTCGAAGATCACCGAGATGATTTTCCCGCTGTCCTGTCCCAATGGCATCGCGCTGTCACCTGCGGAAGACCGCCTTTACGCCGCGATGACCTACAGCCGCCAGGTCATGTACTGGGAGCTTGATGGCCCCGGACGGATTCGCCCCAATCCCCTGAGCATGGACGGCAGTCACTTGCTGACCGCCGACCTTCCCGGGCAGGCGATCCTCGACTCCATGACGGTGGACGAGGCCGGCAATGTCTACGTGGCCACGATGCTGCCGGACGGCAACAACCCGATGTCGAACGGCGGTTTCTCCATCATCAGCCCGGATGGTAAGGACGTCGAATACGTGCCGATCCAACTGGATGGGGCGTTTGCGCCCCTTCCGTCGAGCCTGTGTTTTGGCGGCGCCGACCGGAAGACGCTTTATGCCACCTGTGGTTCCGCCGGGTTGCTGTTGAAGGCGACCGTAGACACGCCGGGGCTGGCACTGAACTTCAACCCCTACCAATAACAACGACCGGAGGCCCACGCGATGAACGACAAACAACGAAAGCGGGGCATCGGTCACTGGCCCGGGCGGGTGCGACGCTTCCTGCGCGGTACAGGCCTGGCCATCCGTGACGAGTTCAGGCGCTTCCTGGACAGCCCGCTCCGATGGTTGCGTGAAACCCTGGTCGCCCTGGCCAGGGCCCTGTTTCGCGCCGCGCGGTACCTGCTGTTGCTGCCGGTATTGCTGCTGGCCGGTCTGCTGGGCTGGTTCGCCCGCCTGACCCTGAAGCAAGTGTGGTCCGTGGCCTGGCGTGGCGGCCTGGTCCTGGTGGCCGTACTCGCGATTGGCTTCTTCCTGACCCTGCACTGGCCCCATTCGGAAGTGCCGGAGATCGAACCGCCGGGACGGGTGGTCTACCTGGACCAGGGCTGGGGTGTGGGCCGCGAGGCCGTGGATCGCCAGACCTATTACTACACGCCCCAGGGCACCGGCAACGTGCTCAGGAACATGCGCTACGACTGGTTCGTCAACCTGGAACTGCCGTGGGGCCGCCAGCGGCTGGCCGACCCCAACCAGATGCGCGCCTACGGCTTCCAGGTCGATACCGAGGCGACCGACGCCAACCCGCACTTGCTACCGGTGGGCTTCACCCGGCATTTCGACCCGCAATTGGGCGAGAACGTGCTGGATGTCACCTGCGCGGCCTGCCATACGGGCGCGCTGCGCGTTCGCAAGGACGATGGCAGCACGGTATCGCTGCGAATTGATGGTGGCCAGGCGATGCACGCGTTTACCGCCGCCAACATGCCGCATTTTGTCCCGGTGCTGCTGGCGTCGATGACCAGCACCTACCTCAATCCGCTCAAGTTCCGGCGTTTTGCCGCCAAGGTGCTGGGCGCAGACCCCAGCGACGAGGCCGTCAGCGCGCTGCACGACGCCTTCGGTGAAACCCTGGGCGCGCTGCTGAAAATGGGTTACAACGAAAAGCGCCACGGCCTGGCGCCCATCCAGGAAGGCTACGGCCGCACCGACGCACTGACCCGGATCGCCAACATGGTCTTTGGCGATCACATCACGGCAAGTAACTACGAGCCGGGCAATGCGCCGGTCAGTTACCCGCCGGTGTGGGACATCTGGAAGTTCGACTGGGTGCAGTACAGCGCCTCGGTGGCGCAGCCGATGGCGCGTAACCTGGGTGAGTCGCTGGGCGTGGGCGCGACCTACCGCCTACGTGACCGTTATGGCCGGCCGATTTCGGAACAGCGACGCTATGACACCACCACGCGGCTGCTCGACCTGCACACCATCGAACTGGCCCTGCGCCGACTGCGCCCACCGGCCTGGCCGGAAGACCTGCTGGGCGAGATCGACCGCGACAAGGCCGTGGCCGGCGGGCTGCATTTCATCCGTACCTGCCAGGGCTGTCACGGGCCGCACCCGGCCAGTGACCGCCAGCGCGCGATCGAGGCGCCGCTGAAGACGGCGTCCGACCCGCACTGGCGGATGAAAACGCTGGGCATCGACGAGATCGGCACCGACCCCAACGCAGCGGTGAATTTCGTCAGTTACACCTTCGACCTGACACCCACGGGCCTGGGCATTGGCGAAGTGCGTGAGGTGGTCGCCCATGAGCTGGATCAGCAGATCGAACGCACCCTGGCCTGGGACTTCCCACGGGTTCACACGGCCTGCGCGGCCGGTGAGGCGCCGGTAGGCGATGGCCTGGACTGCCAGGCCTGGGCCACGGAACGCCAAACGCTCGTCGATGACCGAACCCGGCAGCTGGACGCGATCAACCTGGCGGCGGTGACCAATGGCCAGGGCCTGAATTACATCGGCCTGCTGATGAAAAAGCGGCTTTACGAGCAGGGTGGTTTCAGCGAGGCGGAGATCCAGGACCTTAATGGCTTCGGGGCGCTGGACCTGCCCGAGGTCGCCGCGGTGTACAAGGCGCGGCCACTGGCCGGCGCCTGGTCGACGGCGCCGTACATGCACAACGGCTCGATTCGCAACCTATACCAGGTGCTGAGCCCGCAGCACGAGCGCGATACGCGGTTCTTTATCGGTCGGCCGGATTTCGACCCCAGGCAGGTGGGCCTGGCGCTGGATGACGGCCACGATGGCGGCTTCTGGCTGGATACCCGTATCGATGGCAACGCCAACACCGGCCACGAATTCCGGGCCGGCTACAACGCCTGGCGCGAGGGCAACCCGCCCCAGTACGGGGCCATTGGCCCGGGCTACACGCCGGCGCAGCGCTACGAGATCATCGAGTACCTGAAAACGCACCTGGATGACCCGCCGCATACGCCGCTGTTCGATGGGGTGTTTGCCGGCATCGTCGCCCAGGCACTGGCCCTGATGCCGGCCGAAGGCGAGGAAGCGCGCGTGCCGGAGACCTGGCCGGAAGGCCAGGCCTGCAACCTGGACGAGTACCTGCTCAACCACGAAAACTCGGTGACGCTGGATGACGCCACCCGCGCCGCCGTGGCGACCATTCGTGCCCGGCTGGCGACCTATTTCGCCCAGCCGGATGCCTACCGCTGCGGCGGCCAGACCCGCTACCAGCGCGGTGGAGGTGAAACATGATCCGGAAGACCCTGGCCCGGATGTTCATCCTGCTGTCCATCGTGGTCGTGGTGTCGCTGGCCTGGAATGGCCTGAAAGAGCGGCGCTACCGCGAGCACATGCCGCTGGGCGAAGTCATCGGGCCCAACGAGGATGCGGTCATGGCCGATGCCATCGCGATGGCGCTGCGCATGATCAACCGCACCCGTGATGACCTGACCGAGAAGGGCCTGACCGGTCACGTGACCCCGGCTGGACTCAAGGGCAAGGGGCCGGCCGACGAGGCCCTCGATGACGAGGGCGCGGTGGTGTTCCGCCGCGACGTCCACATCAAGACCCACGGTTGCGTGAAGGCGCACTTCATCGTGCCCGAGGTCGAGAGCCGTTTCCGCTGGGGGCTGTTTGCAGCACCGGGCCGCTACCCCGCCTGGATTCGTTATTCCAATGGCGACTACGTGATGAACCCGGACAAGAAGCCGGACGCGCGTGGCATGGCCATCAAGGTGATGGATGTGCCCGGCGAGAAGTTGCTGGCGTGGCAGAAAACGGCGCCGACCCAGGACTTCGTGATGATGAACGCCACCAACTACTTTATCCGCCACCTGGATGACTACGTCGAGCTGACCAAGTACCTGGCGGTTCAGGACAACTTCGGCTATTTCCTCAATGGCTGGAGCTGGAACCCGTTGAGCTGGCGCTGGCGCGAGTTACGACTGGTGCTGGGCACGAAAAAGAAGCCGCCCGAGACGCCGTTGCTGACGCAGTATTTCAGCGCCTCCGCCTATGCGCTGGGGCCCGACCAGTACATCAAGTTCAGTGCCCGGCCGGCCGAGTGCCCGGCCGATGACGGCGAGACCGGGTCCACGAAGACCGGCAACTGGGCCACACCGCGTTCCGACTACAATTTCCTGCGCCTGCGCATGGGTGAGCAACTGCAGGCCGGGCCGGCCTGTTTCGACTTCATGGTGCAGCCGCAGGTACCCGGCAAGCCGATGCCGGTAGAGGACGCGACCATTGCCTGGAGCGAGAAGGACTCGCCGTTCATCAAGGTCGCTCGACTGGAGATCCCGGCCCAGGATTTCGATACGCCGGGCCAGAACCTGTACTGCGAAAACCTGTCATTCAACCCGTGGCACTCCTTGCCCGAACATCGCCCGGTGGGCGTGTTCAACCGCGTACGCAAGGCGCTCTATGAAGAAGTGCACAAGTATCGCTGGGCCGCGAACGAGCAGCAGTATTCGACCGGCGAGGCCATCGCGCTCGAGCCCGGCCAGCCGCGGGAGCCAAACAGCTGGTGCCTGGATGGCGAGCAGGGCGACTGCGCGCCCTGACCCGTTCAGGCCTCCGACGTGCTGTCGCGCGGATCGTCCCTGAGCCGGGCGAAACCACCCAGCGCCTCGACATCGGCCAGCAGCCCCTCGCAGGCATGCGCGCCCAGTGCCCTGTACGCCTCGAACTGGGCTTCTGTGAAGAACTGGTCCGACGTGGGTTCATGGGGGAACAGCGGGTGCTTGCAGCGGTAGGAGTGAACATACTCCGGTTCATCGCCTGACACCGACAGCTTGATGTACAACAACTGCCCCGTTGACCCATCGGCATAGCGGATGTGTCCCAGCGCCGCGTGCTTCTCGCTCAGGCCATCCGGCGTCTTGCGCAGCGGATCCAGGTTGATGCTGATATCCACGCCCATGTCGATGCGGGCATAGCGCATCAGGGTGGTCAGGCCGCTGAATTCCATGGCCGGGTCGCACTCCCCATCGATGGCCAGGATGAACTTGCAGCGGCGCCGAAGCAGCTGGTAGATGGCCAGGTTCTCGATATGGCCGCCATCGGAAACGTTGATATGGGTGCCTTTCTCATCCAGCCGCCCCAGCGCTTCTTTCCAGATCAAGGTGGGCTTGGCGCTGCCCAGGCGGAACCGCTTGAATGCCATGTCGCGGTTGACCGCGCTCGGGTTGGGCAGCCAGTAACCCAGGCGAATATTAAGCAACGTCATGATGAACACCAGGGCCCGGTTCGTGGTCGTGCCCATGTTGGGGGCAGCGGCGGCACCGGAAATCGCCATCGCCGTGGCCAGGTCCAGGTGGCGGTCGTAGCGCTCCATCTCCTTCGTTGGCGCCCAGCCTGTACGGACCCCGCCGCAGAAATTCCGGCTGAAGGTGAAGAAGTCACACTCGCGGCCGCGCAGGTCAGCGGCGTGGCTGCCTTGCAGGTTCATGGCCACGTTCACCAGGTGATAGGGTGCAGCCGTGCCCGGCGCGTTCAGGGCCGAAAGCTTCAGGTTGTCCTCCGGCGTGGTCTCGCCATCGGGTTGAACGCGGAACAGGAAGGCCTTGCTCAGGCGGTCGCGGTAGAAGCCGTGCGGCGAGGTGATATTGATATCGAGCATGAAGCGGTTGATCAGCAACAGCGCTATAAACACCCCTACGAACCACCAGTCCTCGGCGCCATCGAAAAGATGCAGGAGCGGGCCGTGAATGCGCAGGCTGGCCGCGGATGCCCTTGTGAAATACACGCACTGGTGCCGGCTGCCGCGCTGGCCGGCTGCCGCGTGGCCCTGGTAGGGCGGACATTCCGCCAGCTGCGACGGGTCCAGGTTGATGACCCAGACGCGCCGGTCTTCGCGCCAGAACATCGGGTCGGGCGCGGTGTCGCAGTTTCCGGACTGGCAACGCGCGACGGCATTCTCGCCCATCTGCAAACCGCGCCCGGCCAGCGCGTTGCGCAACTCGGTGGCCGTGGCGGGCCCGGGCTCGCGTTCGAACAGCAGTTCATAAAGGGTGTCGTCACTGTCCAGCGGGTCGTCACCGTGGCTGCCCGTGCTGTCACCCCCGGCCAGGCAGGGCTCGGTACAGGCGACCGCGTCATTCAGACCCTTGGCGGAACCCACCGGCAGGAACGGCGAGTCAATCTGCCACAGGCACAGGCCCAGGAAGATCAGGTAGACAATGACCGGGCCGATCAGTCCGACCAGCCAGAG harbors:
- the guaD gene encoding guanine deaminase, with protein sequence MTDSLPTPTSAIRGPALTFTGDPFQAGLEDTLVYESDAIVAFGGGLITHFGPAGHVQPQLPADLAITSYGPDALISAGFIDSHVHFPQTPMIAAFGEQLLDWLNRYTFPTERKFADKAFAASVADVFLRENLRNGITTSCVYGTVFPQSVDALFEAAERLGMRLAAGKVMMNRNAPPDLLDTTQSSYDDSLALIRKWHGRGRLMYAITPRFAPTSTQEQLDAAGQLWDAFPDVYMQTHLSETTREIEWVSELFPGHAGYLDVYDHSKLCRPRAVFGHCIHLTDDELHAMHCTGSAIAHCPTSNFFLGSGCFDLYRAMDHGRPVRVGLGTDLGAGTSFSIFETLNAAYTAAQTHGQALTAGHAFYLATRGTARAMYLEDKVGSIATGMEADLVVLDMKSTPIIDYRMKFAEDIHDALFIQMIMGDDRAVQATFINGICQHRRNAN
- a CDS encoding PVC-type heme-binding CxxCH protein; amino-acid sequence: MKKLTFYLGLLALSSLAIPASWGQPADEEFEGDRVGHDMRDVIPRHEIPGAPILTVAQALEAFQVQKGFVVEPVVSEPDVFNPVAMAFDASGRMWVAEMTTYMPDVHGSGEMKPDGNIALLEDTDGDGAVDRRTVLLDNVLLPRTVAVVDGGIFYADHESLYFAEVLEADGQVRLGRHDVVDPTYASGGNVEHKPNTMLYGIDGWYYNAKSDRRYRVLPLGAEVPAGAEEIYRNTDWKVVRAGTDYRGQWGLSMDDYGRLYHNGNSSPIHGEYLLPGALLKNPGYWPDMPAHPIGDNFVFPARINPGVNRGYLEGTLVADGPDRGKLVSFTAASGSLVYRGSNFPAAYYGMGLTPEPAANLVSARRIIEANGELRGEALFPGQELLASTDERFRPVNLYNAPDGTVYILDMYHGIIQHRDFLTRYLADQIRDRELDHGNNTMGRVYRLRWAENRAAPVPDLDALDSASLVPYLAHANAWQRDTARRLLVERQASSVANAIRALMAGSDHSVALVNALWTLHGLGAVDIDTVRRYMRDADHHVAMAAAAVGEALPASDHAAYHQSLRAMANAGYPRALQAAVSVAAIDGGADVSRLVLDAHIDRPYTREAVVSGLGDDAAAFVEAIGGAYPDPVFMDMLDRLGENRQQASNRDRLSPAGQRRYDRGQALYAGQGACAGCHGPHGNGMPGLGPTFWDSGWVYDRDRLVRVLLHGLAGPIWVGQDFWNTAAVMPGYATNDAISDEDLAAMATYIRNSWGNAMDSGDAVTESDIEKVRAQTQGRVEPFRATDFE
- a CDS encoding PepSY domain-containing protein, yielding MIRVNRLKPLAVVLALALAPQAWATGLATCDSGPEEGWQDKDVLQKQLESEGWEVRRVKVDGGCYEVYAKNADGERVEAYFHPVTLEPVPIEDDHEE
- a CDS encoding cytochrome b/b6 domain-containing protein; this translates as MGGWVRVWDPLLRLLHWSLVATVVASWLTRHSPGRLHEWVGYGAMAVVAIRFAWGFAGPYYARFSQFVRPPGQALAYLRDARQGRATRHLGHNPAGGWMTVVLLLFVAAISITGWMYTTDRFWGIAWVGETHLWLTNALMLLVALHLAGVAWSSWVHRENLVAAMLHGKKKVAGS
- a CDS encoding tetratricopeptide repeat protein; this encodes MDSIIEFLNWLESREGLFSALTAIAAMFGICYGIIAFFFPGVGRWMRRTFGHESGFVAGESPQTGRGKGSELPSKSRNRSSIAVLPLRTLSSLEEDRNIAAGISSEISADLSQLADLRVASHLATMQFQGQSVDLKEVAEVLSIHYALTGSFQRAGERMRLMVELCDATTGDQLWASTYDRQIKDLFDVQGEVSKSIVAAIGGQVKLADTRIAYDAPTDNLDAWGLVQKAFNFWLTHFSPQDYETSLKLLRKAVALDPQYAAARASLSMILSQRVINAVSQDPEADTRESLEMIEEAFRLGPRDLTVLENAGLVWTHHGEGLRAREALRLAVDIAPLDLMAWGYLSMNLGWTGNEAETREAVAIADRLLAMAPKHPSRPYWHYFRGSALNRLGDLEGAAKAANQALEDQPAFNIAYILLANVLALGGDLDGARAAYAASLQINPFLGPEFAIQRMKTVCMSEEAAEPMYRGLVLAGLTGKDGPEQDTATTIRA
- a CDS encoding SMP-30/gluconolactonase/LRE family protein; this encodes MTASRISAFEIIASGLGYPESPKYLPDGSVLLVEIRNQCLTRIGADGSRTRVADIKGGPNGLALGPDGHAWIANNGGFNWLDVPLPNGQTLAIGTTQPDDYEGGRIEHVNLSDGRVNMAYRSFSDGMDMSGFGPRQPKPVSHPKPLGLRGPDDLVFDKTGHCWISDWGKQRPRDVDVTGIYYAAPDGSKITEMIFPLSCPNGIALSPAEDRLYAAMTYSRQVMYWELDGPGRIRPNPLSMDGSHLLTADLPGQAILDSMTVDEAGNVYVATMLPDGNNPMSNGGFSIISPDGKDVEYVPIQLDGAFAPLPSSLCFGGADRKTLYATCGSAGLLLKATVDTPGLALNFNPYQ